Proteins from a single region of Polynucleobacter sp. KF022:
- the hrcA gene encoding heat-inducible transcriptional repressor HrcA, producing the protein MDERSRALLKTLIERYIEEGQPIGSRTLSRYSGLDLSAATIRNVMADLEDMGLVTSPHTSAGRIPTPRGYRLFVDTMVTVRPLEEVAAREVEKGLLPDSPQRVMTSAAQILSNLTHFAGVVMTPKRAQVFKHIEFLRLGEGKILLIMVTPEGDVQNRILPTTQDYTPSQLIEAGNFINTHFAGKSFDQVRLHLKSDLDNLRTDISGLMALALQSGVADYDMSRGDMVLSGERRLLNVGDLSSNLDKLRKMFDMLEQKSVLMQLLDVSSHADGIQIFIGGESDLLPYEDLAVISAPYSVDGQIVGTLGVIGPTRMAYDRVIPIVDITSKLLSGALSS; encoded by the coding sequence ATGGATGAACGTTCCCGCGCCCTTCTCAAAACCCTCATCGAGCGCTATATCGAGGAGGGACAGCCTATTGGCTCCCGCACTCTCTCTAGGTATTCGGGCTTAGACCTCTCAGCAGCCACCATCCGTAATGTCATGGCGGATTTGGAGGATATGGGCCTAGTGACCAGCCCTCATACCTCTGCTGGCCGTATTCCTACGCCAAGAGGCTATCGTTTATTCGTGGATACCATGGTGACAGTGCGCCCTTTGGAGGAAGTGGCTGCCCGCGAGGTTGAAAAAGGTCTCTTGCCGGATTCCCCGCAGCGAGTCATGACCTCGGCGGCACAGATTTTGTCGAACTTGACCCATTTCGCTGGGGTAGTGATGACCCCGAAGCGTGCCCAGGTTTTTAAGCATATTGAGTTTTTGCGCTTAGGCGAAGGCAAGATCTTATTAATTATGGTGACGCCAGAAGGTGATGTGCAGAATCGCATATTGCCGACCACACAAGATTACACGCCAAGTCAACTCATTGAGGCAGGCAACTTTATCAACACCCATTTTGCTGGTAAAAGTTTTGATCAAGTGCGACTGCATTTGAAATCCGACTTGGATAATTTGCGCACAGATATTTCTGGACTAATGGCTTTAGCTCTTCAAAGTGGCGTTGCTGATTACGACATGAGTCGTGGCGATATGGTGTTGTCTGGAGAGCGCCGCTTGCTAAATGTCGGAGATTTAAGTTCTAACTTAGATAAGTTACGCAAGATGTTTGACATGTTGGAGCAAAAATCAGTGCTGATGCAATTGCTTGATGTATCCAGTCATGCCGACGGTATTCAGATATTTATTGGGGGTGAGAGCGACTTATTGCCATACGAGGATCTAGCTGTGATCAGCGCCCCATATAGCGTTGATGGGCAGATAGTGGGTACGCTTGGTGTCATTGGGCCAACGCGTATGGCCTATGACAGAGTGATTCCCATTGTCGATATCACCTCAAAATTATTGTC
- a CDS encoding NAD kinase — protein MLSPSPNSTKKAFSRVALVGKFHAEGIDEHLKDLAALVKGLGCEVFLEAATAQHLGLKEFPTKTAEAFAGAIDLVVVLGGDGTMLGIGRQLAGSNVPLVGINMGRLGYMTDIPIQSVQDTLPKIIAGEYEADARTLLDAVVLRKGKEINRALALNDVVVNRSGISGMVELAVHVNGSFMYNQRSDGLIVSTPTGSTAYALSAGGPILHPRVAGILLAPIAPHSLSNRPIVLPQDSVTVIEVVDGREVIVNFDMQSQTDLQTGDKIEVRQSEKTITLLHPRSHSDYKTLREKLHWNEYPSTF, from the coding sequence ATGTTAAGCCCATCCCCAAATTCCACCAAGAAGGCATTTAGCCGGGTTGCGCTTGTCGGCAAATTCCATGCTGAGGGCATTGATGAGCACCTCAAGGACCTCGCTGCACTGGTTAAAGGCCTGGGTTGCGAGGTATTTCTGGAGGCGGCTACAGCCCAGCACTTGGGTCTCAAAGAATTCCCCACTAAAACTGCAGAAGCCTTTGCTGGAGCAATTGATTTGGTCGTAGTTCTTGGGGGTGATGGCACGATGCTAGGAATTGGTCGTCAGCTGGCGGGAAGCAATGTGCCGCTGGTTGGCATCAATATGGGGCGTCTGGGCTATATGACCGATATTCCTATTCAGTCGGTACAAGATACTCTGCCAAAAATTATTGCTGGTGAATACGAAGCGGATGCTCGCACATTGCTTGATGCGGTTGTATTACGTAAAGGCAAAGAAATTAATCGTGCATTAGCGCTAAATGATGTGGTCGTAAATCGCTCCGGAATTTCCGGGATGGTGGAATTAGCGGTTCACGTCAATGGCTCTTTTATGTACAACCAACGATCCGATGGTTTAATTGTGTCGACCCCAACCGGCTCGACCGCTTACGCCCTCTCAGCTGGCGGACCCATTTTGCATCCCCGTGTTGCTGGCATTTTGCTAGCGCCGATTGCGCCTCACTCGCTCTCCAACCGTCCAATTGTCTTGCCACAAGACTCTGTCACCGTTATTGAGGTAGTTGACGGGCGAGAAGTCATTGTCAATTTTGATATGCAATCACAAACGGATTTACAAACGGGTGACAAGATTGAAGTTCGCCAATCTGAAAAAACGATTACTCTTTTGCACCCGCGCAGTCATAGCGACTACAAAACCTTGCGCGAGAAGCTGCACTGGAATGAGTACCCATCGACATTCTGA
- the recN gene encoding DNA repair protein RecN: MLQTISLRDFVIVDQLELDLTSGFTVLTGETGAGKSILLDALSLALGERADSSQIREGCNRAEISALFRIELDQSKELGKWLDEQGFPQEDDGQSLVLKRTVEANGRSRAFINGSVATLTQLREAGDQLVDIHGQHAHQLLLKGGAQRELLDSHAGLIPIASDVAKAFKTLADSRRRLEQAENAGQDVERERERLQWQLEELTELSPQEGEWATIQSEHARLANGAKLIGGCQEAVDLLSEADNSLESTLSKVCGNISALAEHDSSLSDISQSLESASIQLDEAIHGLNRYLQKIDLDPARLAQVEERMQALHSAARKYRTETDELPKLLLDTAERLDALTASQNIEALRDQVKQEEATYLKLAKQLTQKRSKAAKELGDLVTSAMQDLSMAGGRLEIALIPLNEGGSHGLEQIEFLVAGHAGSTPRSLAKVASGGELARISLAISVITSKASFTPTLIFDEVDAGIGGAVAETVGKLLHQLGQSHQILCVTHLPQVAAQGNHHFKISKSQIGEKTVSQVQVLGRAERVEEVARMLGGATITDTTRRHARELLEQN, from the coding sequence ATGCTTCAAACCATCTCACTTCGTGACTTCGTCATTGTTGATCAGCTAGAGCTAGATCTCACCAGCGGATTTACCGTACTTACAGGCGAAACGGGTGCGGGTAAATCTATCCTCTTAGATGCCCTTAGCTTGGCACTTGGTGAGCGCGCCGATAGCAGCCAAATACGAGAGGGCTGTAACCGAGCAGAAATCTCCGCCCTCTTTCGCATTGAGCTAGACCAGTCTAAAGAGTTGGGCAAATGGCTTGATGAGCAAGGCTTTCCACAAGAGGACGATGGTCAAAGCTTGGTACTCAAGAGAACTGTCGAAGCCAATGGTCGTAGTCGCGCCTTTATTAATGGCAGTGTTGCTACTTTGACGCAACTGCGTGAAGCCGGCGATCAATTAGTAGATATTCATGGTCAGCATGCTCATCAACTCTTACTCAAGGGCGGTGCTCAAAGAGAACTCCTCGATAGTCATGCAGGATTAATTCCCATTGCTTCCGATGTAGCAAAAGCATTCAAAACACTTGCAGATTCTCGTCGTCGACTAGAGCAGGCAGAAAATGCAGGGCAAGATGTAGAGCGCGAACGTGAGCGTCTACAGTGGCAATTGGAAGAACTCACTGAGCTTTCCCCGCAAGAAGGTGAATGGGCAACTATTCAAAGTGAGCACGCTCGCTTAGCGAATGGAGCAAAACTCATTGGCGGCTGCCAAGAAGCGGTCGATCTTTTGAGTGAAGCTGATAATTCCCTAGAATCTACCCTATCTAAGGTGTGCGGAAATATCAGCGCACTTGCAGAGCACGACTCCAGCCTTAGCGACATTAGCCAATCACTTGAGTCAGCAAGTATTCAGCTAGATGAGGCGATTCATGGACTAAATCGCTACCTACAAAAAATAGACCTAGATCCAGCTCGACTTGCACAAGTGGAAGAGCGCATGCAAGCATTACATAGTGCAGCTCGCAAATACCGCACTGAAACTGATGAGCTACCAAAGCTTCTTCTGGATACAGCAGAAAGGCTTGATGCCCTAACAGCCTCTCAAAATATTGAGGCACTGCGCGATCAAGTAAAGCAAGAAGAAGCGACTTATTTAAAACTAGCAAAACAACTGACTCAGAAGCGTAGCAAGGCCGCAAAAGAGCTGGGTGATTTAGTAACAAGCGCCATGCAAGATTTATCCATGGCTGGCGGTCGTTTGGAGATTGCCCTGATACCACTGAATGAAGGTGGATCACATGGCTTAGAACAAATTGAATTCCTAGTGGCAGGCCATGCCGGCAGCACACCTCGCTCACTTGCAAAAGTAGCTTCCGGCGGTGAGTTAGCTCGCATTAGTTTAGCCATCAGCGTTATCACCAGCAAAGCCTCATTCACTCCGACCCTCATATTTGACGAGGTTGATGCTGGCATTGGTGGAGCGGTTGCTGAAACCGTGGGTAAGCTATTACATCAACTGGGCCAATCCCACCAAATCCTATGTGTGACCCATTTACCGCAGGTGGCTGCCCAAGGCAATCATCACTTCAAAATCAGCAAATCACAAATTGGTGAGAAGACGGTTTCCCAAGTGCAAGTCTTGGGTAGAGCAGAGCGAGTTGAAGAAGTCGCCAGAATGCTTGGCGGCGCGACTATTACTGATACCACCCGCCGTCATGCTCGTGAGTTGTTAGAGCAAAACTAA
- the glnE gene encoding bifunctional [glutamate--ammonia ligase]-adenylyl-L-tyrosine phosphorylase/[glutamate--ammonia-ligase] adenylyltransferase yields the protein MNDFSYQIDFLERHSTYARRWLSARPDWMEWLRSQGQKKVDLQGIRQLLEECHVRPSSAEQDEAEWMANLRLARQRLMLWVAFRDLNGFADLHEVTHALSHFAELAVSASIAFVREDLKNRFGIPWSNTTQSEMPLMVVGMGKLGGLELNLSSDIDLIFLYEHEGDTTGGPKSLSNHEWFTRMGKRLIKLLAEHDANGFVFRVDMRLRPNGDSGPLVCSLDMLEEYLLVQGREWERYAWIKGRLIAPFPGSPNFAHCQRELDQLIRPFVYRRHLDYGVIASIRDLHAQIQAEAEKRSSGHQGRSRDIKLGRGGIREIEFLAQMFQLMRGGTDPRFRVRPSLEVLELIKNCGILPADEVKSLQEAYIFLRRLEHRIQVWDDQQTHYLPDDEDARSRLAISMQGQNAQVNAFMTELDRHQNHVAQLFEKAFLLDDGARLEIAPLALGWVPDQTFFPNSCVRWQAWVDSPKQKLLPEKSRLIFDNLMCKAAERLQGDGSISAHADQTLLRFFDLIEAIARRSAYLSILAEYPRALSNVLDLLKSSQWGAQYLTRHPHLLDYLLNSQAERALIEDPAKYWSEVRSNLNMQLDDVMAEGDGSEQAMDILRVTHHNETFITLLTDLGIGVQQALPVERVSDHLSALADLILQTTFERIWPSVVKKFDLPADTNPPFAIISYGKLGGKELGYASDLDIIFLYQADEADYAAQEIYALLAKRMINWLTAFTSTGSLFEIDTRLRPNGSAGFLVTNAEAFKKYQLREGDNAAWVWEHQALTRARFSAGNPIVGSFFDAVRSEVLSQSRNIEQLRSEILEMRRKVHAGHPNVNPAFDLKHDAGGMVDIEFIVQFLVLAYAHQHPKLIGNLGNIALLQIAGEMGLITPEAAQSVGNAYRLLRARQHRLRLDGAEKTRVDLEQESEFIAARDAVQALWMEIFKAPSNVS from the coding sequence ATGAATGATTTTTCCTATCAAATTGATTTTTTGGAGCGGCATTCGACTTATGCTCGACGCTGGCTAAGCGCGCGTCCTGATTGGATGGAGTGGCTCCGCTCACAGGGGCAAAAAAAGGTTGATTTGCAAGGCATCAGGCAGCTGCTAGAAGAGTGTCATGTAAGACCTTCATCAGCTGAGCAGGACGAGGCTGAGTGGATGGCTAATTTGCGCTTAGCAAGACAACGTTTGATGTTGTGGGTCGCTTTTCGGGATTTAAATGGTTTTGCTGACTTGCATGAGGTTACCCATGCGCTGAGTCATTTTGCTGAGTTAGCAGTCTCCGCTTCAATTGCTTTTGTTCGGGAAGATCTCAAAAATCGTTTTGGAATACCTTGGAGCAATACGACCCAATCTGAAATGCCTCTCATGGTTGTTGGTATGGGCAAGCTAGGTGGTCTTGAGTTAAACCTCTCTTCAGATATCGATTTAATATTTTTATACGAGCATGAAGGTGACACTACTGGCGGACCAAAGAGTTTGTCTAATCACGAGTGGTTTACTCGTATGGGTAAGCGCTTAATCAAGCTGCTTGCTGAGCACGATGCCAATGGGTTTGTATTCCGGGTTGATATGCGTCTTCGTCCTAATGGAGATTCAGGGCCTTTGGTGTGCAGCTTGGACATGCTCGAGGAATACCTATTGGTCCAAGGTAGGGAGTGGGAGCGCTATGCCTGGATCAAAGGTAGATTGATTGCCCCGTTCCCAGGGTCTCCAAACTTTGCGCATTGCCAGAGAGAGCTTGATCAACTGATTCGCCCCTTTGTGTATCGCAGGCATTTGGACTACGGTGTGATTGCCTCTATTCGTGATCTTCATGCACAAATTCAGGCTGAGGCTGAAAAAAGATCCTCAGGTCATCAGGGGCGTTCACGCGATATTAAATTAGGGCGCGGTGGCATTCGGGAAATTGAATTTCTAGCGCAAATGTTCCAATTAATGAGAGGCGGCACAGACCCGCGCTTTAGAGTGCGTCCTAGTTTAGAGGTACTCGAGCTGATCAAGAATTGCGGCATCCTGCCTGCTGATGAAGTGAAGTCATTGCAAGAAGCTTATATTTTCTTAAGACGTTTAGAACATCGCATTCAAGTTTGGGATGACCAGCAAACCCATTACCTTCCGGATGATGAGGATGCACGCTCACGCTTAGCAATATCGATGCAAGGGCAGAATGCGCAAGTCAATGCATTCATGACTGAATTAGATCGTCACCAAAATCATGTTGCGCAGTTATTTGAAAAAGCTTTTTTACTGGATGATGGCGCCCGCCTCGAAATCGCGCCATTAGCTTTAGGTTGGGTCCCTGATCAAACATTTTTCCCTAACTCATGTGTTCGCTGGCAGGCTTGGGTGGATAGTCCAAAACAAAAATTGTTGCCAGAAAAAAGCCGCTTAATTTTTGATAATTTAATGTGTAAGGCTGCGGAGCGCCTGCAGGGGGATGGATCCATCTCAGCGCACGCCGATCAAACGCTGTTACGTTTTTTTGACTTAATTGAAGCGATCGCTAGGCGCAGTGCCTATCTTTCCATTCTGGCTGAGTACCCAAGGGCTCTGTCAAATGTATTGGATTTGCTGAAGTCATCCCAATGGGGTGCTCAATATTTGACACGCCATCCACATCTTCTGGATTACTTACTGAATTCTCAGGCTGAGAGGGCTTTAATCGAGGATCCGGCAAAGTATTGGAGTGAGGTTCGATCCAATCTCAATATGCAGCTTGATGATGTGATGGCCGAGGGCGATGGTTCTGAGCAAGCAATGGATATTTTGCGCGTGACTCATCACAACGAAACTTTTATTACGCTCTTAACCGATCTCGGGATTGGTGTTCAGCAAGCGCTGCCGGTGGAGCGGGTAAGTGATCATTTATCGGCGCTCGCAGATTTAATTCTGCAGACCACCTTTGAGCGTATCTGGCCTAGCGTAGTAAAGAAGTTCGATTTACCTGCCGATACCAACCCACCATTCGCCATTATTTCTTATGGAAAACTAGGCGGTAAAGAGCTGGGATATGCCTCGGACTTAGACATTATTTTTTTGTACCAGGCAGATGAGGCTGATTATGCGGCACAAGAAATCTATGCTCTTTTAGCAAAGCGAATGATTAATTGGCTCACTGCATTTACCTCTACTGGCAGCTTATTTGAGATTGATACTCGTCTTCGCCCTAATGGGTCTGCCGGCTTTTTAGTGACGAATGCAGAGGCCTTTAAAAAGTATCAACTTCGCGAAGGTGATAATGCTGCTTGGGTTTGGGAGCATCAGGCTCTGACTCGGGCACGCTTCTCAGCTGGCAATCCAATAGTGGGTTCATTCTTTGACGCTGTTCGCTCTGAAGTATTAAGTCAGTCAAGAAATATTGAGCAGCTCCGCTCCGAAATTTTAGAGATGCGACGCAAAGTCCATGCAGGCCATCCCAATGTCAACCCTGCATTTGATTTAAAGCATGATGCTGGCGGGATGGTGGATATTGAATTTATTGTGCAGTTCTTGGTTCTTGCCTATGCCCATCAACATCCAAAATTGATTGGTAATCTCGGCAATATTGCCTTATTGCAGATTGCTGGTGAGATGGGTTTAATAACTCCAGAAGCTGCGCAATCTGTTGGCAATGCTTATCGCTTATTGAGGGCACGCCAACATCGATTGCGTTTGGATGGCGCAGAAAAAACGCGCGTCGACCTTGAGCAGGAATCTGAATTCATCGCAGCTAGAGATGCTGTGCAAGCCCTTTGGATGGAAATATTTAAAGCGCCCTCTAATGTGAGCTAG